TGGGAGCGTAGGCAATCTTAGCGGTGGGAGGGCCAATACCCTTCAGAGTGTCCCGGATAGGGCCCTTTAGGGCAGAGTGCGGCCCCAGCTCAATGAGCATGTTTGGCCGCGACTCGCCGTCGGCACACATCTTACCAAGCGCATTAGTGAATAATACGGTAGAGGTCAGGTTCTGCACCCAGTAGGCAGGACCCAGATCGGCCGGCGCAGCGATCCCACCAGTAACTGACGAGAAAAAGATAGCTATTGCAGTAGTAGCAGGTTTGATAGTTTTGATGGCCTTGAAATAAGCTTCAACCACATTCTTCATATGATTGGAATGGTAAGCCACGTCGAGCTTGAGATGCCGGTGAAAGATCGATTTCTCATTCAGAACAGCCTCTAGCTCGGAAATGGCATCAACATCCCCAGAGACTGTAACACTGGAGGGACTATTCACACAAGCAATTGTAGCATACGCCTTGAGCGAATGAGGTACGCAGCAGAGACGTCATCGAGAATTCTGCATTTTCAATCGGTTAAAACTTAAAACTTAGATAGTCCAACAGTCTGCTTGTTAAGCTTCTCCAGGCATGTGGTCCCCAACGTACGGCGATGTGTGGGTCAATTCGATCTACGATAAGCGAGTAAAACCTTCTTTCCGAAATAGGGTTTGAAAAGGTTGTGGAGTAGCTCGCTTAAAGACCGTTAGTGGGACTAGGTAGTACTTAGTCCTATCCTTAAAAGAGGAATTGATATACGGTCACCCCCCCCGCCGCCCCCCCACCCCCCCAACAGGGCTCCGAACGACCTTTTTGCACCCTACCTCGTCCTAGGTAagataaagtaaaataaactatatgCAAGACCCTATTTCGCTTGCAGTGCCTTCAGGGTTTCAGCAACGTTGTCCACACCCGGCAACATGACGCCATTGCCCCCGTTGTTGACCTTTCGGGGTTGTCTCAATGGTTCTTTTCGATTATCTGTGGAAACAGTAAGGTGTCTCTATCAATCTCGTCGGCCGAGAGAATAATCAGGTGTCCTTTTCACTCGCATATACTCGGAGACAATAGCTGGCTCGGAGAGTACCGTCATTCTACCGACTCCTCCCAGTCGTTCCCTCTTAATGCCCTGCACATCTCAACGGTAGCATCATCTATGTCGAAGCCATGTCCGATAACTTTAGTGAGCATCGTGAATACTAGGTTCCGACTTCCGCTGCTCACTGGATCAGGAGGTGTCTACCTCCAGAATATGGCACTTGCAGCGTATGCATTCCTCTCCGCTCAGCTTGCCAGGGGACCTATTGGACCTAATGCTCTCAGTCATCGAACGTCATCTTGTCGAACAGGGCACGGAGCAGCAGACCCTCGGTCTATTGAAGATCGTCCGCCAGGATATCAAGTCTGCTGGAAGCCCGAGCCTCTTCTATGGAGATCCGAACGCTTCTATCCTCTTTGTCAATGACCTGACTAAGATGGGATTAATCAAAGCTGCAAACTTCGGCCCAGCGCTCCTAAGCCAAGGTGACAAAAGAAAGTCGAGGAGCAATCCTCCAGGCAGTATGGTGACATTCCTAATTTATATACACCCAAACTCGGGGAGGGCAAATAGCTTGTTTATAGCTGGTAAAGACAACGACGGAAATTATTGGCTCAAAGGAGACCTTCCCGCCACAGGCGTGGGAAATTATCGACAAAGAATTGAGGGATATGTAATGATCTGCTTTAAGGATACTCGCGCTTTATATGgctctccctttttttaCCCGTCTCCCTTTTACCCAAAAATGTCAATTATACAAGTGGCGTATACTTTACTTGCCAAAGCTCTTAATGATCGTTGAATAGGGCTTAACTAAACGGTAGCAATATCTGAATTACTCACATTCCTATGCAAGGGAGGGAAGAATCCTCTCCAGATAATTCTTATCCCAGTGATTTCTCTAAATATGCATACAGGATCTACACTAATAGATAGAATACCTGCCCAACCCTCCAGCTGTTTCTGCGTCACGTTACGGTCGCGTGACATGCATTTGTAAAGCATTGACGACCATCGCCTCGTCTTGTTTACCTCCCAGAAATTACTATGCGCCTGAAGACTCTCTGGAACACAATCGATCAAACCAtctttcatattcttcactaTTGGGTTCTGTCTCCGCAATCTGAGGTTTCTGAGTATCCATACTAGATGTCTACCCtcataatcataataaaACTTTCATTATTCGCTTCAGCAAAACTACTGTTTTCCCAACTCTTGGATCTCATCGGGGCCCAGCAAGCCCAAAGCCTGTCTTCGGGTCGGGGCGTTGGGGTCGAAGAAAGGCTTCTCCGCGAGGGCCGTGACTCGAGTGCCATGTCTGGGCTCCGAGCCTTCGTAATCCCAACTGGCATTGTGAATGGTAATTCTGCCTAGGGTTAGTTCCCCATAGAAGGAAGATGGTAAACCAAAGGACGTTCACTAACCTGTTATCCCACAAAGCACTAGTCCGAGGTGTCCACTTGAAGCGCACCTGAATGTCAATATTCTTTTCGTATACATCGAATAGGTACCCTAGAATAACATCACTCTCCGCCTTGTCGAGTCCGACAATCCGGTCAGTCATCGCACGGTTTACCCACAGCGCCTTCCAACCCGTCGCCGGATGGACTCGGACAATCGGGTGCTCTCGTTCAATATATTTCGGACCGGCTTCGGGGTCCTTGCGGTCTAGATACGGATGTGCAGATCGATAAATGGCTGTTCTTCCATCGATGATTTTACGGAACTCCGGGGACAACTTCTCGTATGCAGCATACCCGCTGGCCCAGAGAGTATCTCCGCCGATGGTCGGGACGGCGTCATTGTGAAGATGTGTCACCCCTGCCGGTTGGCGCTCATGAACTAGGTCAGTGTGCCAACGAGAAGCTCCACCCGGTCGACGATAACTAGCTGCTCGTTCTGTCGCTTGGAGAGCGGGCCATAAAACCGAGACGCCCGGTAGACCCGGTACCTGGGGTACTTGAGGCTACGATGATATATTAGAAAAGGGACTCGAGTATGTGACACGAAAGGTGAAAACGAACATGGACTTCGACCTCTCCAAAGTATTCACCAAGGGCCTTCTGTTGCTGGGGCGAGAGGTCCTGATCCCGGAAGAAGACAACACTTCGTTCTGCAATCAGTAGGCCCAGCTCATCCTTCTGTTGGTCAGTCAAGTCTTTAAGCTGCAGTCCCACGATCTCGGTTCCGATGTGCCTGGTTAGGTGAATCACTTCTTTTGCTGCGGACAACAACGCCTTCTTCTCGGGGTCGGCACGAGTGCCCGGATCTACATGTGGGCGATCATAGTTTCGGATGTTGTAAACATCGTCCGAGTACAGAGGTCGGGAAGGCCGATATGGATACCCATTGGAAAGATCAATTCCCGCTTTTACAAGCCGTTCGCGGCTGGCTGCTGGAAGGGCAAGTGTGTCCTTCTGGGGCTCGGCGACGTCAACGATCCGCGGATCGATAGGAGCTGGTGCCATAGTGCAATGgatatttaatctattctttttaaGCGATCTATCAATTTCGCGACAGTCTTGGACAAGAATCAACACAATACTTGTATTATATTCGTTCTATGGGCACTTGATTGATAATCTTGATTAAGTCACCCGCGGCGACGGGATCACATCATCGCCATTAACCATTACGCCTTCTACATCTCATTCGTCACATATGTGAAGGATCCCGTACATATTCCCACAGTTGCAACCCCTCATCTCTCCGCAAATCCCCTGCTTCTAGAGTGTCTTATCTCTGTCCACTCTGGAGCTTGAACTCAGTCACCCGCAGCCCCTCCGATATCACCATACAAGGATGTGATGGCGACTCAAATTGTCTGATTTCCAATCGGTCCGCACTACGTCCTTTGATCGAATATTGGTCCACCACATTCCATTAACACTCTAGACGGCACACCCTTCCGAGAAGATTAAGCTTGAACAACATgctggttgtggtggtgCGTTGATTACTACCGAGGCTTGAGCCATGACACCACTCTAGCCTGGCATAACGTGAGCTGCGACGGCACTAGTGTCCTTACCACCATCACAATCATAAAGGTGTCCCAATTCACACATGGAAATTGCCTCGACAGCCAAGCAAATACACAACAGTAACATTATGACTCGCACCCAAATCCATAAGGTGGCGGTCATTGGTGCCGGGATCAGTGGTGTTGTTTCCGCGGGACACCTGCTGGCGGCCGGATTTGATGTCACTGTCTTCGAGAGAAATAAGGTTGCAGGAGGAGTGTGGTATGTATCATGTGGCATCTTCGGTATGGCTCAGAAATTAACCGAAGACAGGCTGTACGATGAACGGCAGCCGATCGAGCCGCAGTATCCTGCCACGAAGCCGTCGGAAACAGATCAACCGGCGAAAGATCGACACCAGAAGGAGAGATTCGTGCTCGAACATGCGCCGCCTGGGTAAGCACTTCTGTTATGGGGTATTCTGCTTCCTGCTGACAGTGTAGCCCTTGCTATGAGAGTTTGAGGAATAACGTTCCCACGCCTTTGATACGGGTGAAGCTTAATGCGTGGCCAGAAGGGACTCCAGACTTTGTCAGCCACGATGTAATAAAAGAGTATATTCAAGATACATCTCGGAAAGCACGAGTTGATGATGTCACAATCTACGGAGCGCGAGTCAAAGACCTTCGCAAACGTGGTGATAAATGGGAGGTTTTCTGGTCGACAGTTCGCGAAAACGACCAGTCGGACATGGTGGTCGAATTGGAAGAAATTTCGGTAAGCGACATCGCTCTACAGAGTCATATGGTGTTGGTATTGACGAATGGTTCGGCAGGTATTTGATGCGATAATTGTCGCATCAGGGCATTATCATGCGCCTCGCATTCCAGATATACCTGGCTTGTCGGAAGCGAAGACCCATTGGGCGTCTCGAATTATGCATTCGAAGGGGTTTCGAAAGTCGCAAGGCTTTGAGAACAAGGTCCGATCGCTCCCTTTTATGAATAGTCACATACTGACCAATTCTAGAATGTCCTCCTCATTGGCGGTGGAGTATCATCCGCAGATATTGCGAAGGAAATTGGTCCCGTCGCCAAAACTGTCTACCAAAGCACAAGGAACGGCGACTTCGATCTTCCCGCGAGCTTGCTCCCTGATAACGGGGTGAGGATTGGCGAAGTATCGCACTTTGAGATCGACAGGTCCCAGGACACAGTTTCCGACGACGAGCCTTTACCTTTAACCATACATCTGAAGTCGGGGCAGAAACTATGCGGAATCGATAGGGTTATCATCTGCACTGGTTATCACATCACGCTACCTTTCCTGCGAGATTATCACAGCGACCACACGCCTGCTGAACTTGCTGATGAGAAGATTCTGGTCACCGACGGGACTCAAGTGCATAACCTGCataaagatatattctaCATTCCAGATCCCACACTAGCCTTTATCGGGGTTCCCTACTACACAGCCACATTTACTCTGTTCGAATTCCAGGCGATCGTGGCAACGCAGGTCTTTGCCGGAATTGCCCAGATACCCCCGGCGGATGTTATGAGACTGGAGTACTTGGCCAAGATCAAGGAAGTTGGCAGTGGGAAGAAGTTTCACTCGTTGAAAGATAAGGAAGAGTTTTACGTGAGGGATATATTACAATGGGTGAATGAGGATAGGGCTACATACGGGCTCGGTCCGCTGGAAGGACATTCCGCTCAGTGGCTTGAAGCCAAGGAAGAACATAGAAAAAGGATTGAAGGGCTTTGGCAGAGCACAGGTCGGAGGGACAGTGGTGTCGGCGAGCTTCCGGTGTTGGCAGTGTGTAGTTAACTTGCTTGAACCCACTCTAGATCGGACACTATCTCGAAGTAGGAATAATATTCTGTCGGCTTTACGATGAACCTCTAGTAACCTTCGCTTACAGAGATTTAAATGATCTAGTTAGTACAAGTATTGGCCAAGCTCGTCAAACGTTAAGTTTGTGAGGATCCCGCCATTGATAGGGCTCGGCACATCATCCATCCTCGCGATGACGAGCTCAGCGACAACAACGAATCTTTAGCTCCAGTCACGTCACAGCTTCCCTATAGAAACTGTCGAATGGATTATCTCTATACTGTCTTTATTGGCTAGACATCCCCCAACATGACTCGGAGAACTAATGTAAACTTTCCCCGCACTAAGCTGTTATGACAATTCAATATATCCGCGCCAACTGCCGATGCAAGAATTGCGCAAACACCACTATTATGAGCAATTGGGACTCTTATCCAGTAGCCAAGTCCCTGACACTAGATCTGTGGAGCCACTCTTATCTATCCTTTCTTGAAAATAATACACATTAGTCGAACAACATGTTGGGGGATTTTTAGCGTAGCTGCTCGGATATAATGATTGTTGAGCCCTGCTcccattctcttctctcccagTATAGTCAAACACTGCTGGAGCCCTACCACCGCAGGAAGATATCTTCCTTTACCCAAGACAGACAACATGGCTCCTTCAACAGCCATCGCAGAAGAACGGGCCGTCGATTCAACAAGCGACATCGTGCAGAAAGCCCCGAAGCGCAAATGGGTCAGTTATATCTGGGATACATTCGATAAGTCGCCTGAGGAGCGGAGGTTGATGTTTAAATTGGATTCGGCGATTTTGACGTTCGCGTCTCTGGGTGggctttcttttgttttattttatgatCGGGTGAAGATTGACGGTGATATAGGATATTTCATCAAGTACCTGGATCAGATCAATATTAACAATGCCTTTGTTTCTGGGATGTAAGTATCTTCCACCTCCAATCGTGGGACGGTCAATTGACACATACTcaggaaagaagatctcGGCATGTACGGCAACGAGCTGAATTATATGCAGGCTTGCTGGACGGTCGGCTATGTGATTGGGGAGATTCCGAGTAATATCCTTCTTACGAGGATTAGACCTAGATATTGGATTCCGGCGATGGAGGTATGTCTCCGGTCTATGGGAGTGTTCGGCATTGCTAACGAATGCAGTTACTCTGGACTGTGTTAACCTTCGCTATGTCGCGATGTCACACGTCCACTCAGTTCTACGTCCTCAGGTTCTTTATCGGTAGGAACATGCCTAATCCACCCATTTATACATATACGCTGACAAACAAGGCCTCGCGGAAAGTACCTTCTATCCCGGAATGCAATATATCATCGGCTCGTGGTACCGGAAAGACGAACTCGCGAAACGATCGTGTATCTTCCATACGAGCAGTGGTATCGCGAGTATGTTTTCGGGATATTTGATGGCTGCCGTGTATAACCTTGAGGGACGGGGTGGGTTTCGAGGATGGCAGTGGTATGGTTTCCATCTGTCCATGTGCGAATGGCATTGTGGCATTGGCTAAGAGGTGCTAGGCTGTTTATTGTTGATGGTATCATTTCGCTGCCCGTCGCGTTGAGCGGGTTTGTTATTCTGCCTGATGTGCCTGAGATTTCGAATCCGTGGTATTTGACTAAGGATGTGAGTTTTGCTGGATATTTTCGCGGTGTATCTGCTAACGTAGAGTTTAGGAAGTGGCACTTTCGCAAAAGCGAATGCAGCTGGAAGGACGCAAGAATAGGGAGCCGTATACGAGAAgcaagttgaagaagatttTTACGTCTTGGCATATTTATCTTCTTACTGTCCTGTATATGTGAGTCTATCGTTACCAAATGGCCTGGTCTAGATTGACTAACCGGAGCAGAACATTCAACAACGGCGCTGCTGGATCTCAGCCTGTGTTCCAACAGTGAGTAGACTACCCACCCAGTCAGCTAGTGGAGCATGGCTAACAAATACAGATGGCTCAAACACTCAACAGACCCCAAATACTCCGTCGGCCAGATCAACGCCTACCCAACGACCACGGCTGCAGTCCAGGTCGTGACTACGCTTGCCTATGCCTGTACATACCTCTCCCCAAGCTGCCATTGACCAGAGGCTGATATGTAATAGGGTCCTCGGACACATTCCTCAACGGAAAACGTTGGCCACCCATCATCTTCGGCGCGGTAAGCCGCCACATTAGCCTCCTACCATTCCGAACCTAACCCAACTAACAAGTccagataataaatataatatgcTACGTCTCCCTCGCCGTCTGGGATATACCAGACGGCTGGAAATGGACCTGTTATATCCTCGCCGGTGCAGGATATGGTCTAAGCGGGCTTTGCATGGCGTATGTCTTCATTCTCCCCTACTCTCACCATTAATCTTCATCTACCTTGATAAATCTCCCCATGTTTCCCCCAGAGGTTGGCTAAGTGAGAATAGATGGGCCCACGAAATCTGCTCCTCCGACAACGAAGAACGCTCTCTAGTAATCGGCAGCATGAATGAAATGGCCTACGTCTTCCAAGCCTGGTTGCCCCAGGTCGTCTGGCAGCAGGTTGATGCGCCGCAGTATAGGAAGGGCTTTATCACTGTTTCGATTTTGTCTGTTATATTGATCGCTACGACGCTGTGGATTAGGCAGTTGGATttgaaggagaggagggttAGGtg
This Aspergillus flavus chromosome 1, complete sequence DNA region includes the following protein-coding sequences:
- a CDS encoding alpha-ketoglutarate-dependent taurine dioxygenase — protein: MAPAPIDPRIVDVAEPQKDTLALPAASRERLVKAGIDLSNGYPYRPSRPLYSDDVYNIRNYDRPHVDPGTRADPEKKALLSAAKEVIHLTRHIGTEIVGLQLKDLTDQQKDELGLLIAERSVVFFRDQDLSPQQQKALGEYFGEVEVHPQVPQVPGLPGVSVLWPALQATERAASYRRPGGASRWHTDLVHERQPAGVTHLHNDAVPTIGGDTLWASGYAAYEKLSPEFRKIIDGRTAIYRSAHPYLDRKDPEAGPKYIEREHPIVRVHPATGWKALWVNRAMTDRIVGLDKAESDVILGYLFDVYEKNIDIQVRFKWTPRTSALWDNRLVNVLWFTIFLLWGTNPRQNYHSQCQLGLRRLGAQTWHSSHGPRGEAFLRPQRPDPKTGFGLAGPR
- a CDS encoding FAD dependent oxidoreductase; the encoded protein is MEIASTAKQIHNSNIMTRTQIHKVAVIGAGISGVVSAGHLLAAGFDVTVFERNKVAGGVWLYDERQPIEPQYPATKPSETDQPAKDRHQKERFVLEHAPPGPCYESLRNNVPTPLIRVKLNAWPEGTPDFVSHDVIKEYIQDTSRKARVDDVTIYGARVKDLRKRGDKWEVFWSTVRENDQSDMVVELEEISVFDAIIVASGHYHAPRIPDIPGLSEAKTHWASRIMHSKGFRKSQGFENKNVLLIGGGVSSADIAKEIGPVAKTVYQSTRNGDFDLPASLLPDNGVRIGEVSHFEIDRSQDTVSDDEPLPLTIHLKSGQKLCGIDRVIICTGYHITLPFLRDYHSDHTPAELADEKILVTDGTQVHNLHKDIFYIPDPTLAFIGVPYYTATFTLFEFQAIVATQVFAGIAQIPPADVMRLEYLAKIKEVGSGKKFHSLKDKEEFYVRDILQWVNEDRATYGLGPLEGHSAQWLEAKEEHRKRIEGLWQSTGRRDSGVGELPVLAVCS
- a CDS encoding putative MFS transporter Liz1/Seo1, with amino-acid sequence MAPSTAIAEERAVDSTSDIVQKAPKRKWVSYIWDTFDKSPEERRLMFKLDSAILTFASLGYFIKYLDQININNAFVSGMKEDLGMYGNELNYMQACWTVGYVIGEIPSNILLTRIRPRYWIPAMELLWTVLTFAMSRCHTSTQFYVLRFFIGLAESTFYPGMQYIIGSWYRKDELAKRSCIFHTSSGIASMFSGYLMAAVYNLEGRGGFRGWQWLFIVDGIISLPVALSGFVILPDVPEISNPWYLTKDEVALSQKRMQLEGRKNREPYTRSKLKKIFTSWHIYLLTVLYITFNNGAAGSQPVFQQWLKHSTDPKYSVGQINAYPTTTAAVQVVTTLAYAWSSDTFLNGKRWPPIIFGAIINIICYVSLAVWDIPDGWKWTCYILAGAGYGLSGLCMAWAHEICSSDNEERSLVIGSMNEMAYVFQAWLPQVVWQQVDAPQYRKGFITVSILSVILIATTLWIRQLDLKERRVR